A region of Streptomyces sp. NBC_01267 DNA encodes the following proteins:
- a CDS encoding methyltransferase domain-containing protein, whose product MPKETAVYTHGHHESVLRSHTWRTAANSAGYLLNELKPHMQILDIGCGPGTITADLAGLVPEGRVTGVDMAPAIVEQARALAAERGLDNTDFAVADIHALDYPDDSFCVVHAHQVLQHVGDPVQALREMRRVTKPGGIIAVRESDYGAFAWYPEPPVMDDWLDLYHRVARANGGEPDAGRRLFSWARQAGLTDIRSTASTWVFATPEERDWWGGLWADRTVASVYAEKAVAGGHATRDQLTAVSAAWREWATHDDAWFMVPHGEILCRV is encoded by the coding sequence ATGCCGAAAGAGACAGCCGTCTATACGCACGGACACCACGAGTCGGTACTGCGCTCGCACACCTGGCGCACCGCCGCCAACTCCGCGGGCTACCTGCTGAACGAACTCAAGCCCCACATGCAGATCCTGGACATCGGCTGCGGCCCCGGCACCATCACCGCCGATCTGGCCGGGCTGGTCCCCGAAGGCCGGGTCACGGGTGTGGACATGGCGCCCGCGATCGTCGAGCAGGCGCGCGCCCTGGCCGCCGAACGCGGCCTGGACAACACGGACTTCGCGGTGGCGGACATCCACGCGCTGGACTACCCGGACGACAGTTTCTGTGTCGTCCACGCCCATCAGGTGCTCCAGCACGTGGGCGACCCGGTCCAGGCGCTGCGCGAGATGCGGCGGGTGACCAAGCCCGGCGGCATCATCGCGGTGCGCGAGAGCGACTACGGCGCGTTCGCCTGGTACCCCGAGCCCCCGGTCATGGACGACTGGCTGGACCTGTACCACCGGGTCGCCCGCGCCAACGGCGGTGAACCGGACGCCGGACGGCGGCTGTTCTCCTGGGCACGGCAGGCGGGACTCACGGACATCAGGTCGACGGCGTCGACCTGGGTCTTCGCCACCCCGGAGGAACGCGACTGGTGGGGCGGCCTGTGGGCGGACCGCACGGTCGCCTCGGTCTACGCGGAGAAGGCGGTGGCCGGCGGCCACGCGACGCGGGACCAGCTGACCGCGGTCTCCGCCGCCTGGCGGGAGTGGGCCACGCACGACGACGCGTGGTTCATGGTCCCGCACGGCGAGATCCTCTGCCGGGTCTGA
- a CDS encoding VOC family protein, with protein sequence MEILGTTLRICVDDLDTSVFFYERLTGSKALRFERGGVSVAAVGSFLLMSGPESELEILRKVTATIAVRDLADAVTTLNDVGAKIIVGPLPTPAGSNLIAVHPDGSVFEYVDRKTAQD encoded by the coding sequence ATGGAGATTCTGGGCACCACGCTGCGTATCTGCGTCGACGACCTCGACACCTCGGTGTTCTTCTACGAACGCCTCACCGGAAGCAAAGCGCTGCGCTTCGAGCGCGGCGGTGTATCGGTCGCCGCGGTCGGTTCCTTCCTGCTGATGAGCGGCCCGGAGTCGGAGCTGGAGATCCTGCGCAAGGTGACGGCGACCATCGCGGTCCGCGACCTCGCCGACGCCGTCACCACGCTCAACGATGTCGGCGCCAAGATCATCGTGGGGCCGCTACCGACGCCGGCCGGAAGCAACCTGATCGCGGTACACCCGGACGGTTCGGTGTTCGAGTACGTCGACCGGAAGACGGCCCAGGACTGA